The following are from one region of the Primulina eburnea isolate SZY01 chromosome 17, ASM2296580v1, whole genome shotgun sequence genome:
- the LOC140818019 gene encoding uncharacterized protein — protein MIHMISGGATDGDSGRARKAHRRRLKNFEISRGADLPPDPIIIFGPEDLRGIVAPHNDALVVTATVANYDVSTLDQRKVEGFEFEPISTPLYGFAGHAIPPLGQIDLPLSLGHEPRRVTKMTTFTVVDTPSAYNGILGRPALKDFRAVASTYHQKLKFPVGREVGVLCGDQKVARRCYEGIVKEEGKSALVEVNIIRRGRSGLPVVRREVHEVMDEKPEIVTLGPDKKTLRIAPDLDPEVREKLITCLQANLNRFSWSAQQLTGTSPDVAEHRLNILPNSRPVKQKKRHFGPEKDIVIKKEVGELLSAGHIREVQFPTWLSNVVLVPKSSGKWRMCVDFRDLNKACPKDCYPLPRIDQLVDSTAGHQYLCMLDAYQGYHQIPLAVEDQDKVSFFTSEGTFCYVVMPFRLKNAGATYQRLMDKVFSKQLGRNVEVYVDDIMVKSKDSALLIPDLMETFSTLRSYGLKLNPQKCIFGVKSGKFLGYMVTERGIEANLEKVQAIQNMVSPQGPKDVQQLTGRIAALARFISRSAHRSLPFFQTLRKVKKFEWDPACEKAFEELKRYLAELPVLAKPVAGETLWVYLSATEGAVSSVLVKSEGSVQQPVYYVSHALKGVESRYSGLEKLALALVVTARRLRPYFLSHPIVVLTNSPLGRILTHSDISGRLVKWTTELGEYDIQYEPRIAIKAQALADFLAETDGSGVGVVLISPAGEEVKLAVRLDFRASNNEAEYEAVLAGLRAARNVGATRVLIFSDSQLVAQQMKGMYDVKDEKLIEYAREVDRVREKFTEITFEQIPGKENEKADNLAKMAGTMRSWKNRDVVFQIELTPHTSSPAVEQEEEDWRTDIIDYLKEGKLPDNPREARKLKIKCSRYVMVVDVLFRSSFAGPLLRCLSYKEADYVLREVHEGCCGNHLGAYALARKCCSPVILGPQCCMMLKSW, from the exons atgattcatatgatctcggggggtgctactgatggaGATTCCGGGAGAGCGCGGAAAGCGCATAGGAGGAGGTTGAAAAATTTTGAGATTTCTAGAGGTGCGGACCTGCCCCCGGATCCCATCATCATTTTCGGGCCGGAGGACCTCCGAGGCATTGTGGCTCCAcataacgatgccttggtggtGACTGCCACGGTTGCCAATTACGATGTG AGCACTCTGGATCAGAGAAAGGTGGAGGGATTTGAGTTTGAGCCAATCTCCACTCCTCTGTATGGATTCGCAGGACATGCCATCCCGCCGCTGGGTCAGATTGACCTTCCTTTATCTTTGGGGCATGAGCCTCGGCGGGTGACCAAGATGACGACATTTACTGTGGTAGACACCCCATCCGCTTACAATGGAATTCTGGGGCGACCAGCCCTGAAGGATTTCAGAGCTGTAGCGTCCACGTATCATCAGAAGTTGAAGTTTCCTGTGGGGAGGGAGGTTGGAGTCTTATGTGGGGACCAGAAAGTCGCTCGTCGGTGTTATGAGGGGATAGTGAAAGAAGAGGGGAAGAGTGCGCTTGTGGAGGTCAATATTATTAGAAGGGGGCGAAGCGGGTTGCCCGTGGTAAGGAGGGAGGTTCATGAGGTGATGGATGAGAAGCCGGAGATCGTGACATTGGGGCCTGACAAGAAAACTCTAAGAATAGCCCCTGACCTTGACCCAGAAGTAAGGGAAAAACTTATTACTTGTTTACAAGCTAATCTCAACAGGTTCTCTTGGTCAGCCCAACAGCTCACAGGGACGAGTCCAGATGTAGCAGAACATCGGTTAAACATCTTACCAAATTCTCGTCCCGTGAAACAGAAGAAAAGACACTTCGGACCCGAGAAAGATATAGTTATAAAAAAGGAGGTGGGAGAGTTGCTCAGTGCTGGGCACATTCGAGAGGTACAATTTCCTACTTGGCTCTCGAATGTCGTTCTTGTTCCGAAAAGTTCAGGAAAATGGAGGATGTGTGTGGACTTCAGAGATCTCAACAAGGCATGTCCTAAAGATTGTTATCCCTTGCCGCGGATAGATCAGTTGGTGGACTCCACAGCCGGACATCAGTATTTGTGCATGCTGGACGCTTACCAGGGGTACCATCAAATCCCCTTGGCCGTGGAGGATCAAGATAAAGTAAGTTTCTTTACCTCTGAAGGAACTTTCTGTTACGTGGTCATGCCCTTCAGACTAAAAAATGCCGGAGCCACGTATCAGCGGTTAATGGATAAAGTCTTTTCTAAGCAGCTGGGGAGGAATGTGGAAGTgtatgtggatgacatcatGGTGAAGTCTAAGGATTCAGCCCTACTCATACCTGACTTAATGGAGACCTTTTCCACCCTCAGGTCCTATGGGCTGAAGTTGAACCCTCAGAAGTGCATATTTGGGGTGAAGAGTGGGAAGTTTCTGGGTTATATGGTGACGGAGAGGGGAATTGAGGCTAACCTTGAGAAAGTTCAAGCTATTCAGAATATGGTCTCTCCCCAGGGACCCAAGGATGTTCAGCAGTTGACAGGGAGGATTGCTGCCTTGGCACGTTTTATCTCAAGGTCCGCCCACAGAAGCTTACCATTCTTCCAGACTTTGAGAAAGGTGAAAAAATTTGAATGGGATCCGGCCTGCGAGAAAGCGTTTGAAGAGTTGAAAAGATACCTTGCTGAGCTGCCTGTCCTAGCCAAACCGGTTGCAGGTGAGACTTTGTGGGTATACTTATCTGCCACTGAAGGGGCTGTGAGTTCGGTCCTTGTCAAGTCAGAGGGATCGGTTCAACAGCCGGTATACTATGTTTCGCATGCACTCAAAGGGGTAGAGAGCCGGTACTCAGGGTTGGAAAAATTGGCTTTGGCTTTGGTGGTGACAGCGAGGCGCTTGAGGCCCTACTTCCTATCTCATCCAATTGTGGTGCTCACCAACAGTCCATTGGGCAGAATCCTCACTCATTCTGATATATCCGGCCGCCTGGTTAAGTGGACTACGGAGTTGGGAGAATATGACATTCAGTATGAGCCGAGAATAGCTATTAAAGCACAAGCCTTAGCCGATTTTCTGGCTGAGACT GATGGAAGTGGGGTGGGAGTAGTACTAATTTCACCAGCTGGGGAGGAAGTGAAGTTGGCTGTAAGGTTGGACTTTCGAGCCTCCAATAATGAGGCAGAGTATGAGGCAGTGTTGGCTGGACTTCGAGCAGCCAGAAATGTGGGAGCTACCCGAGTACTTATTTTTTCTGACTCGCAGTTGGTAGCACAACAGATGAAGGGGATGTATGACGTGAAAGATGAGAAACTTATTGAGTATGCTCGAGAAGTGGACAGAGTTAGAGAGAAATTCACGGAGATTACATTTGAACAGATCCCCgggaaagaaaatgaaaaggCGGACAATCTAGCCAAAATGGCTGGAACAATGAGAAGTTGGAAGAATAGAGATGTGGTATTTCAAATCGAACTCACACCTCACACGAGTTCACCTGCAGTTGAGCAAGAAGAAGAGGATTGGAGGACTGACATAATTGATTACCTGAAAGAGGGAAAGCTTCCTGATAACCCTCGCGAAGCTCGTAAGTTGAAGATAAAATGTTCACGCTATGTAATGGTTGTGGACGTGTTGTTTAGATCGTCTTTTGCAGGGCCACTTCTTCGGTGCTTAAGTTACAAAGAGGCTGATTATGTGCTCCGAGAAGTTCACGAGGGGTGTTGTGGAAATCATTTAGGGGCTTATGCATTGGCAAGAAAGTGCTGCTCGCCGGTTATTCTTGGCCCTCAGTGCTGCATGATGCTCAAGAGTTGGTAA
- the LOC140818020 gene encoding uncharacterized protein: MVMSSSDSESSYSGCSERSSGSSESSRSSESSHGRNSLADPDFTLDPPEEEVTTHSRPGKEIRHVTQQMNISEADNLWYGHLSSHIPPGSESKIRTLWHIPSSHQIIIPGPKDRPYLAPKGYYTFFQHHFDAGLRFPLCDFFQELSKYYQVHLGLLTPNAFHLISCFAVLFRALGLPLNCTTFSYFLVLSMSKDGSFYVTSRSIHKLFDEAPSHVKDWKKYFFFVQPPKELTCFTDWYPVFTKPKLSKSYKKDEEYLQIMSVLGDRCFDIPKLLSEDLLCHAGLSPAKIKLKENAGTRVMNALFLRELSKTKAGGSSSASQKSITPAVTMGPKGDCSDAEKKKTGSCSTTAKKPASSPSSPTAAKRKKAGSSSSASEQASSTPPRAKSPPPFGKQNASTDLSPSAPQHGKRKISDISVVSVSSPEGSEPDEGPPLASAVHPLYTSDSAIVGRGPTHLAQKIMYQLPSDADAAFLGSLGWSDLLRRTCSSVIEGMMYVGELAERAHAARSDSCQELRKARALREQLQATIDEMKVSHAEELSESHAQLSESQIQCGELSKQKQESQRLIEDQAKEIQKLKKELKNSQAELKDAKARHVAEASSFKEEFLKSEEFVEICGPKAFHYLGVGFEGAVGLFHAQG, from the exons ATGGTTATGTCTTCTTCCGATTCGGAGTCTAGTTACTCGGGTTGTTCTGAGAGGTCCAGCGGGTCTAGTGAGTCTAGCAGGTCCAGCGAGTCTAGCCATGGTAGGAATTCCCTAGCTGATCCTGATTTTACCCTTGATCCTCCTGAGGAGGAAGTCACCACTCATAGTCGCCCGGGTAAGGAAATTCGTCATGTGACCCAACAAATGAACATATCTGAGGCGGATAACTTATGGTACGGTCACTTGTCATCCCATATTCCTCCTGGCAGCGAGTCAAAAATTAGGACTCTGTGGCACATTCCTTCCTCCCACCAGATCATCATTCCTGGCCCGAAGGACCGACCTTATCTAGCCCCTAAGGGCTATTATACCTTTTTTCAGCATCATTTTGATGCCGGCCTTCGTTTCCCCCTGTGTGATTTCTTTCAAGAATTAAGCAAGTACTATCAGGTGCACTTAGGTTTACTCACGCCTAATGCCTTCCATTTGATAAGCTGTTTCGCTGTGTTATTCAGGGCCCTAGGCCTCCCTTTGAATTGCACCACTTTTTCCTACTTCTTAGTTTTGTCCATGTCAAAAGATGGATCTTTCTATGTAACCTCCCGGTCTATCCACAAACTGTTCGATGAGGCCCCCAGTCATGTGAAGGACTGGAAAAAATATTTCTTCTTTGTACAGCCACCCAAAGAATTGACTTGCTTTACCGATTGGTACCCTGTCTTCACTAAACCCAAACTTTCCAAGAGTTACAAGAAAGATGAGGAGTACCTGCAGATAATGAGTGTACTAGGAGATCGATGCTTTGACATTCCCAAACTTCTATCTGAGGATCTCTTATGTCATGCCGGGTTAAGTCCCGCTAAAATTAAGCTGAAGGAGAATGCTG GTACTAGAGTAATGAACGCCCTATTTCTCCGTGAGCTCTCCAAGACAAAGGCCGGGGGTTCCTCATCAGCTTCCCAGAAATCCATTACCCCGGCAGTCACGATGGGCCCAAAGGGAGATTGTTCTGATGCTGAGAAAAAGAAAACAGGTTCCTGTTCTACTACCGCGAAGAAGCCTGCTAGCTCCCCTAGCTCCCCTACTGCTGCGAAGAGGAAGAAGGCAGGCTCCTCCTCCTCCGCCTCAGAACAAGCCTCCTCGACACCTCCTCGTGCCAAGTCCCCTCCTCCGTTTGGTAAGCAAAATGCATCCACTGATCTTAGCCCGTCAGCCCCTCAGCATGGCAAGCGCAagatttctgatatttctgtcGTATCGGTCTCTTCTCCAGAGGGGTCCGAGCCCGATGAGGGGCCTCCCCTCGCATCGGCGGTGCATCCTCTATACACTTCGGATTCGGCCATCGTGGGGCGGGGTCCTACTCATCTGGCTCAGAAGATAATGTATCAGCTTCCTTCCGACGCCGATGCAGCGTTCTTGGGCTCACTGGGGTGGTCAGACCTCCTCCGCCGGACATGCAGCAGTGTCATCGAG GGCATGATGTACGTCGGGGAGTTGGCTGAGCGCGCTCACGCCGCTCGATCTGACTCTTGTCAAGAATTACGCAAGGCTCGGGCTCTCCGCGAACAGCTCCAGGCTACTATTGATGAGATGAAAGTGTCGCATGCCGAGGAGCTTTCGGAGTCCCATGCTCAATTGTCGGAGTCCCAAATCCAGTGCGGCGAGCTCTCAAAACAGAAGCAGGAGTCTCAGCGGCTGATAGAGGATCAAGCTAAAGAGATCCAGAAGCTGAAGAAAGAATTAAAGAACTCACAGGCTGAGCTTAAAGACGCCAAGGCACGACATGTTGCAGAAGCCTCCTCCTTCAAAGAGGAATTTCTCAAATCCGAAGAATTTGTCGAGATCTGTGGCCCGAAAGCTTTTCACTACCTGGGGGTGGGTTTCGAGGGTGCAGTCGGCCTTTTCCATGCTCAGGGCTAA